The nucleotide sequence GTTTGTGATGAGATTCAACACTGAAATTTCTACTTCTGTATTCCCAACAGATAGTTCCAATCATGGCAGCACTTTGTGCTAAGTGGTACTAAAGAATTCACGAATCAAGTGAACCAAATgcttaaaggaagagaaaaaggatcCAGAGAGCCTGCTGACATTCTTTCCATGGCATGACCAACAGGGACAGTCTTCTTTGACAGCTTTCAGAAAGCTACAAGATTTACATGGAACCGTGACACACAGGTATAAAATCGAGCCATAAAAGCAACTCTTTCTAACAGAAATTTCTAACGTAAGTTTCCTTGGAAAAGCAATAGCATTTGGTTTGCAGACCTGGCACAAACTCAGCCACTCAGGGTGCAAAAGCCCTGCAAGTCCTGGTCCTCATAAAGCACACAGGCGGTGGAGAGAACTCCCACTGCCTCTACGCACCTGAAGTACTTGCCGCTCAGGGGCTCCAGGCCCTCGGCCATCGCGCAGTGCAGGCTGGTCTGCGCCCCCTCCCGCGCCGTCTTGAAAAAGGGGGAGAAGAGACGCCAGAGCAGGCACAGCAGGAAGGAATGCCGGAACAGCTCAGAGCTGACAATGCCTGGGTGCACCGCGTAGGTGGTGACTCCCGTGCCTAGGACACAGAGGGCACAGTGAGACCGGGGGACACACTCTGAGCTCAGAAAAACAGCTCATCTCCTGCACAAAATACACAAGTGAGAAGAAGGGACTCAGGAAATGTAACTCCAGGATTCAGAGGGTACCACCCCTAGCCAGGCGGAATTTGGTAAGTAATGAATTGATCTCTTCCAGAAAGATCTATAGCCTTCTCAACCTTCTATGCTCCAAAAGGAGTTCCTGGTTAAATATCCTTCTATTTCAATGTCACCTTTATACTGTGGCTTAAGTAGTCATAATAAAACAACAATACACACACTAAGTACTATTATCAATTGCTTAGAGGTAGCAATCTGACTGAAAGATAAGGGGTAGGAACTTGTTTTAGCTGCATTTGCCTGGCAAGCATGTTTTATTAGGTTTTATTAGATTGAAGGGTGTTGATGGAGATTATGGAAGGTTAATATGCCCCCCAAGATACCTTTGGtgccaaaattattttcagtactTATTATGTGCAAGAGCTGTGCTacatgctttacatatattatttaattcttaaagaGGCTTGTAAGGTGGAATATTAAGATGCTCAGCTGAGTGTGGTAGTTTgggtctgtaatcccagcactctggaaggtggaggtgggaggatcacttgaagccaggagttccagaccagcctaggcaacatagtgagaccccatctctacaaaaaaattttaaaaactagtctgggcatagtggctcacacctgtaatcctagcactctgggaggccaaggccaggaggatcccttgaggtcagaagtttgagaccagcctgagcaagagtgagactcagcgtctactaaaaatagacaaataagctgggtgtggtggcacatgcctgtagtcccagctactcaggaggctgaggcaggaggatcgcttgagcccaggagtttgaggttgcaatgagctatgatggtgccactgcactccagcctgggcaacagagtaagaccttgtcatctcaagaaagaaagagagaaggagagagggagagagagagagagagaggaaggaaggaaggaaggaaggaaggaaggaaggaaggaaggaaggaaggaaggaaggaaggaaggaaggaaggaaggaaggaaggaaggaaggagaaagaaaaagaaaaaagatactcATTTATAGCTGAGGTAACCAAGTCATAGAATGGTTAAGTAAACTGCCTAAGGTCATACCTAGCAGGCTGCAGGGCCAATGTCTGACCCCAGTGCAAGGAACATGGACTCCAGACCTAGActgtctggatttgaatcctggctcagCTAGGAAATTTGCTTGGACAAATTTCTTAATCTATCTGTGCCTGGCTCTTCATTTGTAGAGCGGAGAAAAATAATAGCACCAACCTCATAGGaatgttgtaaatattaaatgagttgatatgaATAGTGCATGGCACACATAAAACTCCCaattattattagaattattattgtttatttttatgattaccCTGTCTTCTACTTTAGGCATTCTGATAGTAAAGACCACTGTTCCCAAACTCTGGCTTATTCACTATAGCAAATGGTGTCCTAGATTTGCAGATGTCAGAGCCAGCAGCTCATCTAATACTCGAGGAGAGCATAGTTATTGAGGATTAAGACCTGGCCTTACCCGATTTTTACAGTTGAGGAGATAAAGTCAGGGGAGGTTAAAAGACATGTCCACATATACATGGGGCCAGTATATGGTAGAGTGAGAACTTGTGCCCAGGGGTCTGAAATCCAGCACTAGCTCCCTGACTCCAGGAAGTGACAGCTCTGTAGCTCAGTTGACCACATGGACTTTAGCAAACAGCACAGAGAAGGAAGCACTCTGGATTTAAGGCACAGCATCCATAGTCCAGTTCTGACTCCTTCATTTGCCATATAATCTTGTGCCAGCCATTTCCTTGGACCTCAGTTCTGAGCTATAAAATAGGAGTAATAATGCCTGCTCTGCCTGTTGCAAAGAGTTGTTgagaaaatcaaataagataatagaTAGACgagataaaatgtgaaataaaggtAATGTCACTTTATGAAGTTCTTAACCCTTATTCCATTTAAAGCTTCCTGGGGGTAAGGACTCTGTTTTAATCCCATCTATAACCTCATTCTCCTTAGTGCACAGAGCTATTACTGAAATGTGCATGTTTGACAGTCTTTGATTTCATAAATTTCTGTGAACCTCTAATCTGGTGTGAGGACCCTATTTTTGCTATTTAACCCTGGCACTTTCTCTGGACTTACCTTTGAGTTTCTTGGCTAGCTCTCGAGTGAAGAGCATGTTGGCCAGCTTGCTGTGGCAATAGGCAAAAGTCCTGTTATAGCGCTTCTCACCGTGGAGGTCATGGAAGCGAATCTTGCCAATATGGTGGGCCACCGAGGACAGGTTCACTATCCGTGAGGGAGCAGACTCCTTCAGCCGCTCCACAAGCAGGTGGGTGAGAAGGAAGTGGCCTGTGAGGAGAGTGAGCAGGGGAGACTGAAGAGTGGAATGGCAGCCCAGGCTCAGGGGATGAGAGCTGATGACAGGAAATCAGTATTAGCTTTCTGTCTTCCAGTGTGGACAAATTTTGATCCCACGAGTAACACAGTGCTAATGGTCAGTTGGTGTGAGTTGGTGGATTCCTCAAAGCAAAAGCCAGAGCTAGGCTATAGGTAAGGTAATAATACTTAATCTATATTTATTTGTACCTCTCTGTTGCCCCCATTAGGAGAAACACCCACCTCCTAGCTTCCAACTCCCTCTGGCCATGATTATACAACTGTGTGCCAAAGTACACTCAAATACAGAGGGAAGGATGGAATCATCAGGGAAAATAACATTTCTCCTCTCTAGAGCCATCACCTTGACCTCTGAACCCCAGCCTGTCTTGCATCTCATATTCTCCAGGTTTGCCCACTCTCTTGGCCCTTATATGGATGTGACCTCTCCAGCCAAACCCAGATTCCTGCACACCCCCAGCCCGGGCTCCACCTGGCAAAGCTTGCACTGCCACTGCCCCATCCAAGAATGACATTCTGCTCCCTGGTATCTCTTGAAATTTGGGGTTTCTTAATGGTATGGGCAGGCAGATCTCACTTTTTTAGGATGGTCAGGAGAGGGACAGTGAGCAACAAGCCATGTGTCCAGTCTGTTAGAATCCTAGGCTCTGTGAGGACCACTGGAGATTCTGAGCACTGGTACAGGGTCATCTTCCTGCAGAGAACAGGTGGGGTATGCCTCACTTTTCAGTCTCCCAAAGGTACTTACCTAGGTGGTTGACTCCTATGTGGGTTTCAAAGCCATCAACTGTCTTGGAATATGGATACATCATCACTCCCGCATTGTTGATCAAAATATGAAGCTGCTTCTCCTCTACAGAGCACAACCAAGGAGGCCCTGTGGTTAGCAAGGAGTCCACTAGCTGCCTGTCACAGTCCTGAGTATTTGCCCCTTGCCTTTGTTTGTGAAGCCTCTTTGTTGGGGCAAGGTTTTAATAGGAGTCACTCACTCTGTTCCTTTCTTCTAAGACCAAGTAAGACAAGGTATTGCCTCAGCATTCAATAACTATCCCCTATTTGGACCTATCTCAGTGATAGTCAATATCTACTGTCACTGGGTTTCTGACTTTAGTTATTCATATCTTCCAGGACActgttccttcatttattcagcaaatgtaTACTGAATACCAACCCTGGGCCAGGCCCACTCTGCTGGGCACTGGGAATCCAGTGGTAAAACAAGCCAGACACGGTCCCTGTCACTCATGGATTTCATAATCCTTAGTAGAAGCCAGTTGTTCACCAAGACCCAGAAGAATTTTGGCAGCAGCACAACTTCTTCTAGTGCCTATGGCCACAGAGCATTGCTCGTCAGAATGAAAGGAGAGAGTAGCATCAGCGCAAGCCCAGACAGGGAGTTGACACCAACATTCCCACTGCCGAGGCAAAAAGATGATAAGGATCCTGCCCAGCTTGTCCACCCACCACCTCCTTGCCACATCCCTGTCCTGCTGGTTCATGCGGCAGAACCTGCCCAGTGGGATCAACGATGGTTCTGATGCAAGGGCCATGGCCAGTCCAGGGCAGGGCAGCCACTCCCATACCTAGTTTCCTGCTTTTTTAGCTGCCTATCTGGGTCTCACCTGTCAGAAAGCCCTCAGCAAAGGCTCGGATGGATTTGGTGTCGGATAGGTCCAGTTTCCTCACCAGCACCTGGGAGTTCTTTGTATCTGCTCGGATTTCACTGGCAGCAGACTCCCCCTTCAGTACATCTCGGCAGGCAATGTATACTCGGGCTCCTGGGGCCAAGACAAAGAGGGGACAATGTGTTCAGATCCTAGGCTGAAAAAGAGGCGGAGTAGATGAGCTTGGGATTGGTGGACAGAGCTTTCtcccagccatgcctgaagcagTGGAGTGGCCCAGTTGCTACTTCAGGATTTTCACGGTAGTACTGCTCAGTCGTCTTGCTGTCAGCTTACCCCCAGGCCAGAAGCCTTGGTTTTATACTCTGATATTTAATGTTGCTTAGTGTCTCCTTTGAGAATAACTGACTTGACTAATATTATACACAGACAtcattgttttccttattttatataacaGGGAGGGAGTAGGGAAGAAGCAAAGTTTGTCAAAGGCCACAGAGTAAGTTGGTGTCACAGTTGGACTTGAATCCCAGGTTCCTTGAATTCCTAGTCAGAGCCTCCAAGCCCGGGAGGAAAGACAAGAGCCCTCAATGGGAAGGGCAGGACGCACGGCCCTATGGACACTGAAGCGGAAACACTTGCCTCTGCGAGCGAGTTCTCTGGCCGTCTCCTTGCCGATGCCCGTGTTGGCGCCGGTGATCACCACCACCTTCCCAGGAAGCTGCACGTGTGTTCTACACACTCCACCAGCAAAGAACTTCCTATCGGCAAGGGAAACAAGAGCATCATGCACCATCCTTCCCAACCCCACATTGAGATACTTAAAGTCATCAAGACTCAAAGAGAACCTTTCATTTATAGTCAGGAGACCTgaaaaatttaatcatttttccaCGGGCAAGGTAGTCATCAGCACTGGCTGCATAAGTCATTTGCTCAGAAGCCACAAATGATCATCTGGACAAACAGAGTAAGCGCTCTTGATCCAGAGACAATGGGGACCTTCCTTGTTAGATAACAAGGATATCCAGCTCTTATCTCTAGAGGTTCCTTCTCTAAGCCGCAGACAGAACACATGTGTGATGAACATTAGTGGAATCAGTGGGTCTTCAGGAAGCATCACTCGGGGGCCGCATACACAAACACTGCTCTTGGGCTGCCTCTCCAGCTTTAGGGAGTAGGGCAGTTCAGAGGCTTTCTGCGGTCATATTAGCGATTTCATTCTGGCCATGGGCACACAGGCAGAAAGCCTCCCTTGTTCAGACCTCTGTGCAGAGAGTCCTCTTATACATGAAGTTGACTTTACAAATCCAAAATAGAAGACCAGAGAGGGGCAGAGCTAACATTTCCTGCACATTTATCTGCCTACCAGACACTAGACTGGacactttttatatataattcatttgaaTCCTCTCAATCACTCCAATACTATTTCCACATTATAGCAGAGAAAAGTGAACCTCAAAGaagtttggccgggcgcggtggctcacgcctgtaatcctagcactctgggaggccgaggcgggcggattgctcgaggtcagaagttcaaaaccagcctgagcaagagtgagaccccatctctactataaatagaaagaaattaattggccaactaatatatatagaaaaatttagccaggcatgtggcgcatgcctgtagtcccagctactcgggaggctgaggcagcaggatcgcttgagcccgggagattgaggttgctgtgagctaggctgatgccacagcactcactctatcctgggcaaaaaagcaagactctgtctcagaaaaaaaaaaaaaaaaaaaaaaaaagaagttcaactCACTTCTAATGGTGGCAGAACTAGAATTTAAGCCCAAGTTTCTGTGCAGGACCTAGAAAAACACTCTGTCCCTGATAAGTCCGTTTAGCCTTCTTTATCATCCACAATTTTTCAGTTCTCCACTCAGAACACATATTTCTTTGACACCTCCAGAAAGCCCACAGCAAAAGAGCCATCCCAAAACATTAGTATCTTTGAGGGTAGTCTCAAAGGGAAGAGTTTGTTTCCTTCCCAAAGTGCTTCTACTTAGCAGTAAATCCTTTGACAATGACCACCAATGACAACCCAGCAGGGCACCTCAAAAGGAGAGGTAGAGCTCTAGAGAAACCCAAGGGAACAGAGTGCAAGAGCAAGGACTTCCACCCGAGCTGTCTGTTGAACACAGTCGTCCACGTCCACACAGCCTTCCACTAGCATCAGAATTCAactcagccccacccctgcccagccccaggtgCTTCCCTCTCACTTTCTGCCATGGTATaacccctccttccttcctgctttttctgccctaactttttcttccttagcctccttccctttctctccttgcAGCAGCCGAGAACAGGCTTCCAAGGCAGGGCTTTGTAAACTATTGTTGTGAGTTGTTGAATTAAGACAAACCTGATGGATGGAGCCATTACATacaagaaagacaagaaagaagtGAGCAGTCCCAAGGTAACCAACATCTCCCAACTTCTTTAGTTGCTGCTGCTTTTGGTGCTGCTCCAGCTACAACCCCAACTCTGGCTCCGGCTCCTTGTCTAGCTCCAGCTCTTGGCTGCTTCTGCCGCTCCTCTCGCTCCTGGGTGCTCAGCAACAGCCAGACTCTAAGCAGAGCCCAGAATCCTATTTAAATCCGAGAGCTGTCAGAGCACAGCCTGCTGGGAGATGTAGTCCTGGCAGGGAGGAGACGGGAGGAAAGGGTAGAAACTTACTCTTAGGCAAAGAGAATGCAGGGAACTGAAGCAACTGTCCCCTAACTCCCCACCCTTAATCATTTCTCTTATATGGGGAATGTGTTCTCTCAACCACCCCCACCTCTACTCctgaaaaatagaataagaatataaatatagaatatttataacTTTAGCAATAGACCCCATGATGGAAGTGTGATTAAAATACTTCTATTTAATGATcaacttgggtggtgcaaaggcaatatatgtaacctaaacatttgtacccccataaaatttcaaaaccaaaaaataaaataaaatagaaggataaggaaaaaaaaaacagaagaatggaAAGAGAAGTCAGGAGAGTGGTTACCCTTAGTGAGAAGGGGCAGTGACTCGGAGTGGATCTGACTGGAGCTCCAGGGGTGCTGGGAGTGTTTTGTTCTTTGATCTGGGTGCTAGCACACAGGAACGCTCACTTTGTGAGAATCTATGGAGTTATACACTTTTGTacacttttctgcatttttttttttttttttttttttgagacagagtctcgcttgttgcccaggctagagtgagtgccgtggcgtcagcctagctcacagcaacctcaaactcctgggctcaagcaatcctgctgcctcagcctcccgagtagctgggactacaggcatgcgccaccatgcccggctaattttatatatatattagttggccaattaatttctttctatttatagtagagacggggtctcgctcttgctcaggctggtttcgaactcctgacctcgagcaatccgcccgcctcagcctcccagagtgctaggattacaggcgtgagccaccgcgcccggcttacttttctgcattttatgttataCTCAatgaagcttttattttctttgagtcagggtcttgccctgttgctcaggctagagtgcagtgacatcatcatagctcactgcaacctcaaactcctgggctccagtgatccttcttcctcagcctctggagtagctggaactatagtcacacaccaccatgtccaactattttttgtatttgtgtagagatgggatcttgctatgtttgctcaggctggtctcaaactcctggcctcaagtgatcctcttgcctcagcctcccaaagtgctgggattacaggcatgagccaccacacccggccttcaATGGAGttaacacacacatgcacattacAAGGAAAGGGTATAGTGTTTAAGTGCATAGACTTTAGAGCTAGACTtcctggttcaaatcccagatcaTCTACTTAACAAGCTCCACGGCACTGGGCAAGTTACTAACCCTCTTCattgactcagtttcctcacttatacAAATGGgcatgataaattatatatatatatatatatatatatatatatatatatatatactgacttattttaagtatttaattattaaataggTAGAAAATTTGAGATAGAAACTAGCATACACTAAACACTGTATAGGAGGCAGCTGTATTGATTCCTTTCTCCCTTGCTATCCCACTTCCTTTACTCAGGGGTTTGGTGTAGAAAACAGAGAGGCAATGAATGTGAGTGAAGTTTCAGTTGAACACTGTTAAAGATgaagggaaacacacacacacagctagcAGAAACTCTCAGAGCCTCTGGATATGTGTGAGAGGATGGGAGGAGGTAAGTGGGGTTCATTGCCTTTGTTCACTTAGCCCTTGTCCTCCTGGAaaagagggcaggcagggagctggggcaggaCCCCAGGAATCATGCCCAGTTCTGTTCCTTCCTGTGAAGCCAGAGAAGCCTCCAGGAAGATTCGTGCATGAAACAAGACTCCTGGGCCAGGTGGTGACTCCCTTCTTCATCAGTTCATCCTCTCCACACACACTTTCTGAGTGCTTCtcagtgccaggcattgtgccaagTACTAGAAAGACACAGTTTCTGTCCCTTGGGAAGCTGTGGACCTGACTATCAGAACAAGGAATGATCAGATAATTCACAaagggacctttttttttttcctttttaccctcccctccccccgggggggggggacTTTTCTTGACTCAAATCCAAAATCTC is from Microcebus murinus isolate Inina chromosome 6, M.murinus_Inina_mat1.0, whole genome shotgun sequence and encodes:
- the RDH12 gene encoding retinol dehydrogenase 12; amino-acid sequence: MLVTLGLLTSFLSFLYVMAPSIRKFFAGGVCRTHVQLPGKVVVITGANTGIGKETARELARRGARVYIACRDVLKGESAASEIRADTKNSQVLVRKLDLSDTKSIRAFAEGFLTEEKQLHILINNAGVMMYPYSKTVDGFETHIGVNHLGHFLLTHLLVERLKESAPSRIVNLSSVAHHIGKIRFHDLHGEKRYNRTFAYCHSKLANMLFTRELAKKLKGTGVTTYAVHPGIVSSELFRHSFLLCLLWRLFSPFFKTAREGAQTSLHCAMAEGLEPLSGKYFSDCKRTWVSPRARDNKTAERLWNVSCELLGIHWE